The proteins below come from a single Rhodohalobacter sp. SW132 genomic window:
- a CDS encoding methylated-DNA--[protein]-cysteine S-methyltransferase: MDKESRNIQNILNYNRIEGAIRYIRTHFRDQPTLEAIASSVHLSPHHFQRIFTEWAGTSPKKFLKYVTADYTKEILRENRQLSLFEAAGKAGLSGTGRLHDLFVSIDGMTPAEFRDGGKNLGINYSFNSTRFGNVLVASTGRGICHLSFTQNESSSLKKLKACFPKAAYSQQTDICQERALTIFRRSDSSLDTLKLHLRGTDFQIKVWSALLNIPSGILTTYGDIAKQAGNPGASRAVGSAVGKNPVAYIIPCHRVIRSSGDISGYRWGSDRKRVMIGWEAAQADQN, encoded by the coding sequence ATGGACAAAGAAAGCAGAAATATTCAGAATATACTGAATTATAACCGAATAGAAGGTGCTATACGGTATATCAGAACTCATTTCAGGGATCAGCCAACTCTCGAGGCCATTGCTTCAAGTGTTCATCTGAGCCCGCACCATTTCCAGCGAATCTTTACAGAGTGGGCAGGAACCAGCCCAAAAAAGTTTTTAAAATATGTAACAGCCGATTATACCAAAGAGATATTGAGAGAAAACCGGCAGCTATCACTTTTTGAAGCAGCCGGAAAAGCGGGCTTATCAGGAACCGGCCGCCTGCACGATCTGTTTGTTTCGATTGATGGTATGACACCCGCAGAATTTCGGGATGGCGGAAAAAACCTCGGAATCAACTACAGCTTTAATTCAACCCGTTTTGGGAATGTGCTGGTGGCATCTACGGGGCGAGGGATCTGCCACCTTTCCTTTACTCAAAATGAATCGTCATCCTTAAAAAAACTGAAAGCCTGCTTTCCAAAAGCAGCATATTCACAACAAACAGATATCTGTCAAGAGCGCGCTCTTACAATATTCCGTCGGTCGGATTCTTCTCTGGATACTTTGAAACTACACTTAAGAGGCACTGACTTTCAAATAAAAGTGTGGTCGGCACTGCTGAACATCCCATCCGGAATTCTGACCACCTATGGTGATATAGCAAAACAGGCCGGGAATCCGGGCGCGTCACGTGCAGTGGGTAGCGCCGTTGGCAAAAATCCCGTTGCCTATATCATCCCCTGCCATCGTGTGATCCGTTCCTCGGGAGATATCAGCGGATACCGGTGGGGAAGCGACAGAAAGAGAGTGATGATTGGCTGGGAAGCTGCCCAGGCAGATCAGAATTGA
- the thiD gene encoding bifunctional hydroxymethylpyrimidine kinase/phosphomethylpyrimidine kinase, giving the protein MSPKQYTKALTIAGSDSGGGAGIQADLKTFSALGCYGMSVITAMTAQNTQTVAGIQAAEPQFVAQQIDAVLDDIGTDAIKIGMLFSAEIIEAVAERLKAHKSENIVLDPVMISKSGAQLLKEDAIETMVKQLFPVAKLITPNKPEAEKLTGINIETDNDIKHAAEILFDTGAKSVLIKGGHLKGKQSKDMLFCKNGGKTDTYVFASARINTKNTHGTGCTYSSAIASYLAHDCDLESAVKFAKQYVKGAIEDGAAYKTGSGHGPLNHFFNVWNR; this is encoded by the coding sequence ATGAGCCCAAAACAGTACACAAAAGCACTCACCATCGCGGGATCAGACAGCGGCGGCGGAGCGGGAATACAGGCCGACCTGAAAACCTTCTCCGCACTTGGATGTTACGGGATGTCGGTAATCACAGCGATGACGGCACAGAATACGCAAACGGTAGCGGGAATACAGGCTGCGGAACCGCAATTTGTGGCACAGCAAATCGATGCGGTGCTGGATGATATCGGGACCGATGCGATCAAAATCGGGATGCTCTTTTCCGCGGAAATTATTGAAGCGGTGGCGGAACGGCTGAAAGCGCACAAATCAGAAAACATTGTGCTCGATCCCGTTATGATTTCAAAAAGCGGGGCTCAGCTGCTTAAAGAAGACGCCATTGAGACGATGGTGAAACAACTTTTTCCGGTTGCTAAACTAATCACGCCAAATAAACCGGAAGCGGAAAAACTGACGGGAATCAATATCGAGACGGACAACGATATCAAACATGCCGCCGAAATTCTGTTCGATACCGGCGCCAAGAGCGTTCTGATCAAAGGAGGGCACCTGAAAGGAAAGCAGTCCAAAGATATGCTTTTTTGCAAAAACGGCGGGAAAACCGACACCTATGTTTTCGCATCAGCCCGGATCAATACAAAAAACACGCATGGAACCGGGTGTACCTATTCATCGGCCATCGCATCCTATCTTGCGCACGATTGTGACCTGGAGAGTGCTGTGAAATTTGCCAAACAGTACGTGAAGGGCGCGATTGAGGACGGGGCAGCCTACAAAACCGGATCGGGTCACGGTCCGTTAAATCATTTTTTTAATGTGTGGAATCGGTGA
- a CDS encoding ThuA domain-containing protein, producing the protein MKIHTITTVLTVLLFSVFSASSALTGPDKTSGDHNSNEEETRHLALVAGSASHDTGQHEHRAGVLLMERCLANVDGLEVSTHFEGWPEDESIFENADAAHFFMDGGGGHPIVQEDRLDLIQQYVDNGISIGAMHYGVEVPAENGGDHFLEWIGGYYETDYSANPIWEAEFDNLPNHPIMRGVEPFTVEDEWYFNIRFRDDMVGITPLLVTKPSDETRDGPYVWPHGPYDHIVERKGESEVLSWAVERKDGGRGFGFTGGHFHNNWGNDGFRTYMLNALVWLSGVDIPAEGVQCAVSDADLEENLDH; encoded by the coding sequence ATGAAAATTCATACTATCACAACGGTTTTAACGGTACTTTTATTTAGTGTATTCAGTGCATCTTCGGCTTTGACCGGCCCCGACAAAACTTCAGGGGATCATAATTCTAATGAAGAGGAAACCCGGCACCTGGCGCTTGTGGCCGGATCTGCAAGTCACGATACAGGCCAGCATGAACACCGGGCAGGCGTACTGCTGATGGAACGGTGCCTTGCAAATGTCGATGGACTTGAAGTTAGCACACATTTTGAAGGGTGGCCGGAAGACGAATCGATTTTTGAAAATGCTGATGCGGCGCACTTTTTTATGGATGGCGGCGGAGGACACCCGATCGTTCAGGAAGATCGCCTGGATTTGATTCAACAGTATGTGGATAACGGAATAAGTATCGGTGCGATGCACTACGGAGTGGAAGTGCCGGCTGAAAATGGCGGTGATCATTTCCTGGAGTGGATCGGCGGATATTATGAAACGGATTACTCGGCCAACCCGATCTGGGAAGCGGAGTTTGATAACCTTCCGAATCATCCCATCATGCGCGGAGTGGAGCCTTTTACGGTAGAAGATGAGTGGTATTTTAATATCCGTTTCCGGGACGATATGGTTGGTATTACGCCGCTCCTGGTAACCAAACCGTCAGACGAGACAAGAGATGGCCCCTACGTATGGCCGCACGGTCCGTACGATCATATTGTGGAACGGAAAGGCGAAAGTGAAGTCCTTTCATGGGCAGTGGAAAGAAAAGATGGCGGACGTGGTTTTGGTTTTACAGGCGGGCATTTTCACAATAATTGGGGCAATGACGGATTCCGGACATACATGCTGAATGCACTGGTTTGGCTGAGTGGTGTTGATATTCCGGCTGAGGGTGTGCAGTGTGCGGTTTCGGATGCTGACCTGGAGGAAAATCTCGATCACTAA
- a CDS encoding ABC-F family ATP-binding cassette domain-containing protein: MTYLSVENLSKSFGEKFLFENITFGLSKGDKTALVAPNGTGKSTLLKIIAGEESQDSGEVMTQNDIRIGYLMQEPRLDPEMTIREYILQGDSDVTAIIKRYEEAVEKQAEDFTEETQNAYMKATAAMDAANAWDFEQRMEQILGKLDINDLSRSIATLSGGEKKRVALAFVLIDNPDLIILDEPTNHLDLDMIEWLESYLIKSNVTLLMVTHDRYFLDRVCNHILEIDAGYLYHHNGNYAYYLQKKAEREAQEQAELHKAGQLYKKELDWMRRQPKARTSKSKSRIDAFYQTEKKANSGGDDAELELDVSSRRIGGQVLELEKISKSYGDLTILDEFSYSFNKGERIGIIGKNGVGKSTFLKIITGEEDPDSGDINTGATIEFGHYRQQEINFDENLRPIEVVKEVASVIELSDGKQISASQFLEHFMFPGKLQYTPVHKLSGGEKRRLALMMVLIKNPNFLILDEPTNDLDLMTLQKLEEFLVNFGGCLIVVSHDRFFMDKLVQHYFVFEGDGVIHDHHGTYMEYREFREQREAEQRKIEREKKKTVKPKTKPAAPKKKESKLSYKEQKELKKLEKQLHALEKDKSELEEKMGGGTLEGDELRDASIRYGELSDQIDEKTMEWLELADKDSD; this comes from the coding sequence ATGACTTATCTCTCCGTTGAAAACCTCTCCAAAAGTTTTGGTGAAAAATTCCTTTTTGAAAATATTACGTTTGGGCTCTCCAAGGGAGATAAAACCGCGCTGGTTGCCCCGAATGGAACCGGAAAATCGACTCTGCTAAAAATTATTGCGGGAGAAGAAAGCCAGGATTCCGGTGAGGTGATGACCCAGAACGATATCCGGATCGGTTACCTGATGCAGGAGCCGCGGCTTGATCCGGAAATGACCATCCGGGAGTATATCCTTCAGGGAGATTCCGATGTCACAGCGATCATCAAACGGTATGAAGAGGCTGTGGAAAAACAGGCTGAGGATTTTACCGAAGAGACTCAAAACGCATATATGAAGGCAACGGCTGCCATGGATGCGGCTAACGCCTGGGATTTTGAACAGCGAATGGAGCAGATTCTCGGCAAACTGGATATTAACGATCTGAGCCGATCGATCGCCACCCTTTCCGGCGGCGAGAAAAAGCGTGTTGCACTGGCGTTTGTACTTATCGACAATCCCGACCTGATCATCCTCGATGAGCCGACTAACCACCTTGACCTCGATATGATCGAGTGGCTGGAAAGTTATCTCATTAAAAGCAACGTAACGCTGTTGATGGTGACACACGACCGTTATTTTCTCGATCGTGTGTGTAACCATATTCTTGAAATTGATGCCGGGTATCTCTATCACCACAACGGCAACTACGCCTATTATTTGCAGAAGAAAGCGGAACGAGAGGCTCAGGAACAGGCGGAGCTTCACAAAGCGGGTCAGCTCTACAAAAAGGAGCTCGACTGGATGCGGCGGCAGCCCAAAGCGCGGACCAGTAAGTCAAAATCGCGTATCGACGCCTTTTATCAAACCGAAAAGAAAGCCAATTCCGGCGGAGATGATGCCGAGCTGGAACTGGATGTTTCTTCGCGGCGGATCGGCGGGCAGGTTCTGGAGCTTGAAAAAATCTCTAAATCGTATGGGGATCTCACAATTCTGGATGAATTCTCTTATTCGTTCAATAAGGGCGAGCGGATTGGTATTATTGGGAAAAACGGTGTAGGGAAAAGTACATTTCTGAAAATCATTACGGGCGAAGAAGATCCCGATTCTGGTGATATTAACACGGGCGCAACGATTGAATTTGGGCACTACCGCCAGCAGGAAATTAATTTTGATGAAAACCTGCGGCCGATTGAAGTGGTGAAAGAGGTGGCTTCGGTGATTGAGCTTTCCGATGGTAAACAGATTTCTGCCTCGCAGTTTCTGGAACATTTTATGTTTCCCGGCAAACTTCAGTACACACCGGTTCATAAATTAAGCGGCGGTGAAAAACGAAGGCTTGCATTGATGATGGTGCTCATCAAAAATCCGAACTTCCTCATTCTTGATGAGCCTACAAACGATCTGGATCTGATGACACTTCAGAAACTGGAAGAGTTCCTGGTCAATTTTGGCGGCTGTTTGATTGTAGTTTCTCACGACCGGTTTTTTATGGACAAACTGGTGCAGCACTATTTTGTATTTGAAGGTGATGGCGTGATTCACGACCACCATGGCACGTATATGGAGTATCGTGAATTTCGCGAGCAGCGTGAGGCTGAACAGCGTAAAATAGAACGGGAGAAGAAAAAGACGGTTAAGCCAAAAACAAAACCTGCTGCACCCAAAAAAAAGGAGAGCAAACTGAGCTATAAGGAGCAGAAAGAGCTAAAAAAACTGGAGAAACAGCTTCACGCTCTTGAAAAGGACAAATCTGAACTTGAAGAGAAAATGGGCGGTGGTACCCTGGAGGGGGATGAACTTCGTGATGCGTCCATTCGTTACGGAGAGCTATCCGATCAGATTGACGAAAAAACGATGGAGTGGCTCGAACTGGCAGATAAAGACTCTGACTGA
- the tenA gene encoding thiaminase II produces the protein MSFTNSLWEKISPIYKEILNLPFNKELTVGTLSEDKFAFYMKQDALYLADFSKALAIAGAKSQNAKELKDFLDFATGAVVVERALHESFLQKFDTHIDVGKSPACFSYTHFLLSTASLEDYPVAVAALLPCFWIYREVGLHIHERSAENNPYREWIDTYAGEDFSESVDRAIEITDRAAKTSSEPVRRRMTQAFIDSTKMEWMFWNSAYKVEQWPV, from the coding sequence ATGTCATTTACCAATTCGCTTTGGGAGAAGATTTCACCGATCTACAAAGAAATCCTGAATCTGCCTTTTAACAAAGAACTCACGGTGGGTACGCTTTCAGAGGACAAATTCGCATTTTACATGAAACAGGACGCACTCTACCTGGCTGATTTTTCAAAGGCATTGGCGATTGCCGGCGCGAAAAGTCAAAATGCTAAGGAGCTGAAAGATTTTCTCGATTTTGCCACCGGCGCCGTGGTGGTTGAGCGGGCACTTCACGAAAGCTTTCTTCAAAAATTCGATACCCACATCGATGTGGGTAAATCACCCGCCTGTTTTTCCTATACGCATTTTCTTCTCTCAACCGCATCTCTTGAGGATTATCCGGTGGCGGTAGCCGCGCTGCTTCCCTGCTTCTGGATCTACCGCGAGGTGGGGCTGCATATTCATGAGCGATCTGCCGAAAACAATCCCTACCGGGAGTGGATCGATACTTACGCAGGCGAGGATTTCTCCGAAAGCGTTGATCGCGCAATTGAGATCACGGACCGGGCTGCCAAAACCAGCTCAGAGCCCGTTCGCCGGCGGATGACGCAAGCGTTTATTGATTCCACAAAAATGGAGTGGATGTTCTGGAACTCGGCGTACAAAGTTGAGCAATGGCCGGTCTGA
- a CDS encoding DUF3347 domain-containing protein, whose amino-acid sequence MRLQSLILFLLGILVMAACGPTEEEQTQQQQRQMELQQQQASDLPYNFRMEMDSVLTRYFDLKNALVDSDSEQGAEKAEQLSAETYNVMDEVLEAENRGLWLGIAQVIRTETANLAGESDVDDQRFYFERISNAMIQMVESFNPVGYTIYHQSCPMVRDGSADWLSREEQIRNPYHGDRMMNCGEIIRQL is encoded by the coding sequence ATGAGACTTCAAAGCCTGATATTGTTTTTACTTGGAATCCTGGTTATGGCAGCGTGTGGCCCAACGGAGGAGGAACAAACTCAACAGCAGCAGCGCCAGATGGAGCTTCAGCAGCAGCAAGCCTCCGACCTCCCATACAATTTCAGAATGGAGATGGATTCCGTGCTTACCCGCTATTTTGACCTGAAAAATGCACTTGTTGATTCAGATAGTGAACAGGGTGCCGAAAAAGCAGAGCAGCTTTCGGCTGAAACGTATAACGTTATGGATGAAGTTCTTGAAGCTGAAAACCGGGGACTATGGCTGGGAATTGCACAGGTTATTCGCACCGAGACCGCAAATCTCGCAGGGGAGAGTGATGTAGATGATCAGCGATTCTATTTTGAACGCATATCCAACGCGATGATCCAGATGGTGGAGTCGTTTAATCCGGTGGGATATACGATCTACCACCAAAGCTGCCCTATGGTGCGCGACGGATCAGCAGACTGGCTCAGCAGAGAAGAGCAGATCCGGAATCCGTATCACGGTGACCGAATGATGAACTGTGGTGAGATTATTCGTCAGCTGTAA
- a CDS encoding TIGR00341 family protein, protein MNLRQIEIVIPEDERDSCSELLSDESVLHYWRSKSEGSGYMLKVLVEATKAEQFLDKVEQMFDNRDDFRLVMVSVDATIPRIKKDEEEESEEKKEKDKTSDKPWEKPLQKGIRVSREELYSDIAGAVELTRVYMALVILSTIVATFGVLRDNTAVVVGAMVIAPLLGPNVGLALSSVLADLKLGIESLKSNITGLLVALFISVAFGVFMDVDSEIYHIASRTEVHMSDIALALASGAAGVLAYTVGMSTAVIGVMVAVALLPPLVVAGLLLGDMQLDLAYYALLLTLTNVICVNLAGVATFILQGVGPRTWYETKRAKKVNRIVLFIWILLIIILGAVIYFA, encoded by the coding sequence ATGAACCTCCGTCAAATTGAAATTGTAATCCCCGAGGATGAAAGAGACTCCTGCAGCGAGCTTCTGTCTGATGAATCGGTTCTTCACTATTGGCGGTCGAAATCAGAAGGTTCCGGGTATATGCTTAAGGTTCTTGTTGAAGCCACTAAAGCCGAGCAGTTTTTGGATAAGGTAGAGCAGATGTTCGACAACCGTGATGACTTTCGGCTGGTGATGGTTTCCGTGGATGCAACGATTCCAAGGATTAAGAAAGATGAGGAAGAAGAGAGTGAGGAGAAGAAGGAAAAGGATAAAACATCGGATAAACCCTGGGAAAAACCGCTGCAGAAGGGTATACGAGTAAGCCGTGAGGAGCTTTATTCCGATATAGCTGGAGCAGTTGAACTCACCCGCGTCTACATGGCGCTTGTTATCCTTTCAACTATCGTAGCTACTTTTGGAGTATTACGCGACAACACGGCTGTAGTTGTTGGCGCGATGGTTATTGCGCCGCTGCTTGGACCAAATGTGGGACTTGCGCTCTCATCTGTCCTGGCGGATTTAAAACTTGGTATTGAATCATTAAAATCGAACATTACTGGTTTATTGGTTGCACTGTTTATCTCAGTAGCGTTTGGCGTGTTTATGGATGTGGATTCTGAGATTTACCACATCGCCAGCCGTACAGAAGTTCATATGTCCGATATTGCACTGGCCCTCGCATCAGGGGCGGCTGGGGTACTTGCTTATACAGTAGGTATGTCCACGGCTGTCATCGGCGTGATGGTTGCTGTTGCACTGCTGCCGCCATTGGTAGTGGCCGGGCTTCTGCTGGGCGATATGCAGCTTGATCTCGCCTATTATGCACTGCTCCTCACTCTAACGAATGTGATCTGCGTAAACCTGGCGGGAGTGGCAACATTTATACTACAGGGAGTCGGCCCGCGTACCTGGTACGAAACGAAGCGGGCTAAAAAAGTAAACCGCATCGTTCTGTTTATCTGGATCTTGCTTATTATTATTCTGGGTGCGGTGATCTATTTTGCCTGA
- a CDS encoding YqaE/Pmp3 family membrane protein produces the protein MDILKIIIAILLPPLGVFLEVGLAGAFWLNILLTILGYIPGIIHAVYIIAKN, from the coding sequence ATGGATATTTTAAAAATCATTATTGCAATTCTTTTGCCGCCACTTGGAGTTTTTTTAGAAGTGGGCCTTGCCGGAGCGTTCTGGCTGAATATTTTACTAACTATCCTGGGTTATATCCCCGGAATTATTCACGCAGTTTACATCATTGCAAAGAATTAA
- the thiE gene encoding thiamine phosphate synthase, which yields MRKADLSLYLVTDREMMKENSLPELVQIAAENGVTTVQLREKNASTREFIRLGFELKKVLDPLHIPLIINDRVDVALAVDAAGVHLGQNDMPVSIARNLLGRDKIIGLSVETEEDLETVDALQPDYLGVSPIYSTPTKTDTKREWGLTGLKMISERTSYPLVAIGGINIGNAQSILKNGADGLAVVSAICASEDPGCATAELRKQIDAIIKPQAHGI from the coding sequence ATGCGTAAGGCCGACCTGAGCTTATACCTGGTAACCGACCGGGAAATGATGAAAGAGAACAGTCTGCCCGAACTGGTGCAAATAGCAGCGGAAAATGGAGTAACGACAGTTCAACTTCGGGAAAAGAACGCTTCAACCCGGGAATTTATCCGGCTGGGATTTGAGCTGAAAAAAGTACTTGATCCGCTTCACATTCCTCTGATTATAAACGATCGGGTGGATGTTGCATTAGCGGTAGACGCAGCGGGCGTTCACCTCGGTCAGAACGATATGCCCGTGAGCATCGCGCGAAATCTTCTCGGCCGGGATAAAATCATCGGACTATCGGTGGAGACGGAAGAAGACCTGGAAACGGTGGATGCACTCCAGCCGGATTACCTGGGTGTGAGCCCTATATACAGCACGCCTACAAAAACCGACACCAAACGGGAGTGGGGACTCACCGGACTGAAAATGATCTCGGAGAGAACCAGTTATCCACTTGTTGCGATCGGCGGAATAAACATCGGAAATGCACAGTCCATATTGAAAAATGGAGCCGATGGACTGGCAGTTGTATCAGCAATTTGCGCTTCTGAAGATCCCGGCTGCGCCACTGCCGAACTCCGCAAACAAATTGATGCGATAATCAAACCTCAGGCGCATGGAATTTGA
- a CDS encoding AI-2E family transporter: MTQPGQNEKSLTSGSVAKYTLVVLAILAVTLFIWQIKDALLMAFAGVILAIILGGLSAIVQDKTPLSRTWSLVSVGTALLILFAGFSFLFGAQIVSEFDELTEKLPEQISELRETIRGWPMGEEIVGSENGSDSESESDSEENDENGESETELPEGAGGMIFDFGTTFLDVLSKLGLTLMIGIFFAINPSIYKKGVALLFSKSKTDRVLEAFDTAGNALWRWLTGQFMAMIFVGIAITIGLMIIGVPLPFILGFIAGVSDFVPIIGPIIASIPAILLAFSDGPQTALFTVLLYLVVQQIEGNLLTPIIQKKMVKIPPALVILSVVAFGLVFGIAGIILATPLAVVAMVFVGIFYVQDVLGKEVEIPGRE; the protein is encoded by the coding sequence ATGACACAACCCGGACAAAACGAAAAATCTTTAACATCGGGTAGTGTAGCTAAATACACACTTGTTGTATTGGCAATACTTGCTGTTACACTTTTCATCTGGCAGATCAAAGATGCACTTCTGATGGCGTTCGCCGGGGTAATTCTGGCAATTATTCTGGGGGGATTATCTGCTATTGTTCAGGACAAAACACCGCTAAGCAGAACATGGTCGCTTGTATCTGTAGGTACAGCACTACTGATCCTGTTTGCTGGTTTCAGCTTTCTGTTCGGAGCACAGATTGTCAGTGAGTTTGATGAACTGACCGAAAAACTTCCGGAGCAGATTTCTGAACTTCGGGAAACCATAAGAGGTTGGCCGATGGGTGAAGAGATTGTCGGCAGTGAAAACGGATCTGATTCCGAATCTGAATCTGATTCCGAAGAGAATGATGAGAACGGAGAGAGTGAAACGGAGCTTCCGGAAGGAGCAGGGGGGATGATTTTCGACTTTGGGACCACATTTTTAGATGTGCTCAGTAAGCTGGGCCTGACTTTAATGATCGGGATATTTTTTGCCATAAACCCTTCGATCTATAAAAAAGGTGTCGCCCTGCTTTTTTCAAAAAGTAAAACCGACAGGGTACTGGAAGCTTTTGATACTGCCGGAAATGCGTTATGGCGGTGGCTGACCGGTCAGTTTATGGCGATGATTTTTGTGGGGATAGCCATCACGATAGGGCTGATGATTATTGGTGTGCCGCTCCCGTTTATTCTTGGTTTTATCGCCGGAGTGTCCGATTTTGTGCCAATTATCGGTCCGATCATTGCATCAATACCGGCTATTCTGCTGGCTTTTTCCGATGGTCCGCAGACGGCTCTATTCACTGTTCTTTTATATCTGGTCGTACAGCAAATTGAAGGGAACCTGCTCACTCCCATCATTCAGAAAAAAATGGTTAAAATACCGCCTGCACTGGTTATTCTTTCTGTAGTTGCATTTGGGCTTGTATTTGGTATCGCAGGCATTATACTTGCCACGCCGCTTGCAGTCGTTGCTATGGTTTTTGTAGGGATTTTTTACGTGCAGGATGTATTAGGCAAGGAAGTAGAGATCCCCGGCCGGGAATAG
- the thiL gene encoding thiamine-phosphate kinase — MSDKSPFKGFDSLSELGEFGFIDQVAALFGTENNYGETGIGDDCAVLPYGEGTSLLVTTDMLIEDRHFRREWISPEDLGYKSLAVNLSDISAMGGKPLYAFLSIGLSDDLSVSWIEKFFRGTQELTQLHDVQLMGGDTTKSPGPVVINYTIIGVMQTDSILWRSGAKPGDHIAVLGNPGESGAGLKLLLDGAPADGEDEQKLISAHHRPQLYVEEAQFLASFGGVNSMIDLSDGIESDARHIAQKSGITLQMKVDQIPISPTLQRVCDTRSWDPLELAVASGEDYGLLFTAGGEKIDHLQQEFHQKFGYSFITIGEVTEGPAELQWMKNGEMVDVGKKGFDHFKSEK, encoded by the coding sequence GTGAGCGATAAATCACCTTTTAAAGGTTTCGATTCCCTTTCCGAACTCGGTGAGTTTGGTTTTATTGATCAGGTTGCGGCTCTTTTCGGCACGGAGAACAACTATGGTGAAACCGGGATCGGGGATGATTGCGCGGTATTGCCGTATGGCGAAGGAACGTCGCTGCTGGTCACAACCGATATGCTTATTGAAGACCGCCATTTCCGGCGTGAATGGATTTCACCGGAGGATCTCGGGTATAAATCCCTGGCAGTGAATCTGAGCGATATCTCAGCGATGGGCGGCAAACCGCTTTACGCATTTCTGAGTATCGGGTTGTCGGATGACCTCTCTGTTTCATGGATTGAAAAGTTCTTTCGCGGCACTCAGGAATTGACCCAATTGCACGATGTGCAGCTCATGGGGGGCGATACAACAAAAAGTCCCGGTCCGGTTGTGATAAACTATACCATTATCGGGGTGATGCAGACAGATTCAATCCTTTGGCGATCAGGCGCGAAACCGGGTGATCACATCGCGGTACTGGGCAATCCTGGGGAGTCCGGCGCCGGGCTGAAATTGCTTCTGGATGGCGCTCCTGCAGACGGTGAGGATGAACAGAAATTGATCAGCGCACATCATCGTCCCCAGCTATATGTTGAGGAGGCACAATTTTTGGCATCGTTTGGCGGTGTGAACTCTATGATTGATCTTTCAGACGGAATAGAGTCAGATGCACGTCATATTGCACAAAAGTCTGGCATCACGCTGCAAATGAAAGTCGATCAGATTCCCATCTCCCCAACCCTCCAACGGGTTTGTGATACCCGATCCTGGGATCCGCTGGAGCTGGCCGTTGCCTCCGGTGAAGATTACGGACTGCTGTTTACAGCAGGTGGAGAAAAAATTGATCATCTTCAGCAGGAATTCCACCAAAAATTTGGGTACAGTTTCATAACGATCGGTGAAGTAACCGAAGGACCAGCCGAATTACAATGGATGAAAAACGGTGAGATGGTTGATGTTGGGAAGAAAGGATTTGATCATTTTAAAAGTGAAAAGTGA
- the thiM gene encoding hydroxyethylthiazole kinase: MNEAERTSNHLQNVRETGPLVHNITNYVVMNNTANALLSLGASPVMAHAKEEVADMAAIASALVINIGTLSPHWVEAMEIAMKSAAENGAPIIIDPVGAGATPYRTDTLKKLIGATSPDIIRGNASEIGALYTADVKTKGVDSTQESHSSVNAAHHLAGEYSCVVVVSGETDYIVSENETRTVHNGHSLMGRVTGMGCTASALIGAFAGAGIDPVEASLSAMRVMGIAGEMAAEKSAGPGSFQTHFLDALYVLDNQGIESRLKPEETHA; encoded by the coding sequence ATGAATGAAGCTGAACGTACATCAAACCACCTGCAAAATGTGAGAGAGACCGGGCCGCTGGTCCACAATATTACCAACTATGTAGTGATGAACAATACCGCAAACGCACTGCTCTCGCTGGGTGCTTCCCCTGTGATGGCGCATGCCAAAGAAGAAGTCGCCGACATGGCAGCCATCGCCAGTGCACTGGTTATCAATATCGGAACGCTGAGCCCGCACTGGGTGGAGGCAATGGAGATTGCGATGAAATCAGCCGCTGAAAACGGCGCGCCAATTATTATTGACCCCGTAGGTGCAGGCGCAACACCGTATCGCACAGATACGCTCAAGAAATTGATTGGTGCTACTTCGCCGGATATCATTCGGGGAAATGCATCTGAAATCGGCGCACTTTACACTGCTGATGTAAAAACAAAGGGTGTGGACAGCACACAGGAGAGCCACTCATCGGTTAACGCCGCTCACCACCTGGCCGGGGAATATAGCTGCGTGGTGGTTGTAAGCGGCGAAACAGACTATATCGTTTCAGAAAATGAAACGCGGACCGTACATAACGGGCATTCGCTGATGGGCCGCGTGACCGGAATGGGGTGTACAGCTTCGGCGCTCATCGGGGCGTTTGCCGGTGCGGGAATTGATCCCGTAGAAGCGTCACTCTCTGCCATGCGTGTGATGGGCATTGCCGGTGAGATGGCTGCTGAAAAATCGGCCGGCCCAGGCTCATTTCAGACCCACTTCCTTGATGCACTCTACGTATTGGACAACCAGGGAATAGAATCGCGACTGAAACCGGAGGAAACCCATGCGTAA